The following nucleotide sequence is from Vitis vinifera cultivar Pinot Noir 40024 chromosome 14, ASM3070453v1.
agcattttttattttaactggTTTAAGAGAGTGCTGATCCAAGTTCATGGATTTGCTTAATTTCAAGCTATTCGATTCCTCAATtagatcctttttttttcttttcatttgctgGCTTTCAGGTCCTGCCATCTTCTTTAGTGATTTTATTGGGGCGTTTCATTATCCTTTGTATTTAATTGGATTTGAAGAGCAATCTTTTGGAGTTTGGTGTTGTTAATTTCCCTGCCTCACAATTAAACCACGAAAAATTCGTTTTTTAGTAGCGGCCGCTGTAGAAGAATGTTCTTCAATACAAGTCTCTTTAAGTTTTACGTGGAAgttctgatttcttaatttaGAGTATGATCAACTAGATACAGGGTTTTAAGCTCGAATTTCTATTTCTCATGCATGTTTTTCTTGATTCTCGAATACCGGTAGTTTCAACCTTTATGCTTCTGAACTTGCTTCTTCTTTTAGTTCTGTTGGGCAACATGTAAAATTTCGGATTTTCATATGTTTTCCTTGGTTTTTATTTCGATCCAATGGAGCATTGAGGAATGCTCAAGTCTTTAATATTCCGggttttccccctttttttttctgtaaGATTTGTGTGGTTGACCCCAAACAGTTATGGATTTCTTGAAACAAGTTTCTTGAAACCTTGGAAAGCTTTTAGTTAATAACTTGGGTTACCGGAATGTGATGTCACTCAAATTTAATATTCTGCAGTTATATGGATTTCAGTTCATGGTGAATCCCTGAAGTTGTTCATCGTATAGTCAATTTTGTGAGAGTGTTTTTCATGTTAATATAAGATGGTTGTGTTCATATTTCTGGAAAAATTGGGCTCTAACGCTTGTGTTTGTCAATGATTTCTCTGATCGTTTCAGGACACTTCAGGAGGAAAAGTTACTGACACTAGACAGGAAGATGGAGCTCGATCTTCTACGTCAGAAGAGTTTACAGATCCAGATGCAAATTCAGGGGTAAATGAAAATCCTAAAACACCATCAGCCGACAAAGAAACTGCAACATTAAAGTGTTCGAAGAATGAAGAGGAACAGAGTGAGACAAGTATCTCACAAGAGAAGACCCTGAAGAAACCAGACAAGATACTTCCATGCCCCCGCTGTAATAGTATGGACACCAAGTTCTGTTATTACAACAACTACAATGTCAACCAACCCCGACACTTCTGCAAGAACTGTCAGAGATATTGGACAGCCGGGGGAACCATGAGGAACGTGCCTGTGGGTGCAGGTCGTCGTAAGAACAAGAATTCAACCTCTCACTATCGGCACATAACTGTCTCTGAAGCTCTTCAGAGTGCTCGAACTGATGTTCCCAATGGAATCCACCACCCTGCATTGAAAACCAATGGCACCGTCCTGACTTTTGGCTCAGACACCCCCCTTTGTGAATCAATGGCTTCTGTTTTGAACCTTGCTGAAAAGACAATGAGAAACTGCACTCCAAATGGATTTCATAAACCAGAAAAGCTAAGAATTCCAGTTCCTTATGGAGGTGGAGAAAATGGTGATGATCACTTGAGCAAATCTTCAGTCACGGCTTCAAATTCAAAGGAGGAGGCAGGCAAAACTGCCTTGCCAGATCAAGTGATGCGAAATTGTCATGCGTTTCCTCCTCAGATACCATGCTTTCCTGGGGCTCCTTGGCCTTACCCTTGGAATT
It contains:
- the LOC100254372 gene encoding cyclic dof factor 2; the encoded protein is MAEAKDPAIKLFGKTIPLPEVATAAAGNDSPSGATVGGGGEDWVDQNRATNSSPEEDCVRAGEEGREVDKDTSGGKVTDTRQEDGARSSTSEEFTDPDANSGVNENPKTPSADKETATLKCSKNEEEQSETSISQEKTLKKPDKILPCPRCNSMDTKFCYYNNYNVNQPRHFCKNCQRYWTAGGTMRNVPVGAGRRKNKNSTSHYRHITVSEALQSARTDVPNGIHHPALKTNGTVLTFGSDTPLCESMASVLNLAEKTMRNCTPNGFHKPEKLRIPVPYGGGENGDDHLSKSSVTASNSKEEAGKTALPDQVMRNCHAFPPQIPCFPGAPWPYPWNSAQWSPPVPAIPPVPPPAFCPSGFPMPFYPAAAYWGCTVPGAWNIPWVPQPSALNHTAPSSGPNSPTLGKHSRDENMLKASNFGEEELQKENNSERCLWIPKTLRIDDPGEAARSSIWATLGIKNDKADPISGGRLFKSFQSKADEKNHIAETSPVLQANPAALSRSLNFHESS